The following proteins are co-located in the Hemitrygon akajei chromosome 25, sHemAka1.3, whole genome shotgun sequence genome:
- the LOC140716410 gene encoding uncharacterized protein yields the protein MHQQIHTGEKPFTCSECGKGFSQSSVLLRHQQIHTGEKPFTCSECRKGFTRSYDLQMHQRIHTGERPYICSDCGKGFTQSSVLVRHQHTHTGERPFTCSECGKGFAQSYNLLIHQQIHTGKRLFTCSECGKGFTQSSNLLAHQLVHTKESSFNCSECGKKFTYLSKLLAHQRVHSAEKSFNCSECRKGFIRPSELLRHQLIHTRERPFTCSECGKGFTRSYNLKAHQRIHTGERPSTCSECGKGFSQSHELLLHQQIHTVERPFICSECGKGFTQSYNLLIHQQIHTGERPFICSECGKGFTQSYSLLIHQQIHTRKGLFTCSECGKGFTQSSKLLAHQQDHSKGSSFNYS from the coding sequence ATGCACCAACAAATTCACACCGGAGAGAAACCCTTTACCTGCtccgagtgtgggaagggattctctcagtcTTCTGTCCTTCTGAGGCACCAAcaaattcacaccggggagaagccctTCACCTGTTCTGAGTGCAGGAAGGGCTTCACTCGATCATATGACCTTCAGATGCAccaacgaattcacactggggagaggccatacaTCTGCTCCGATtgcgggaaggggttcactcagtcatctgtccTGGTGAGGCACCAGCatactcacactggggagaggccgttcacctgctctgagtgtgggaagggattcgctcagtCGTACAACCTACTGatacaccagcaaattcacactgggaagaGACTGTTCACTTGCTCcgagtgtgggaaaggattcacccagTCGTCCAACCTGCTGGCTCACCAGCTGGTTCACACCAAGGAGAGTTCCTTCAACTGTTCTgagtgtgggaagaaattcacttaTTTGTCCAAATTGCTGGCTCATCAGCGGGTGCACTCCGCAGAGAAGTCTTTCAACTGCTCCGAGTGCAGGAAGGGGTTTATTCGGCCATCTGAGCTCCTGAGGCACCAACTAATTCACAccagggagaggccattcacctgctccgagTGCGGGAAGGGGTTTACTCGGTCGTACAATCTTAAGGCGCACCAAcgaattcacaccggggagaggccttCCACCTGCTCCGAgtgcgggaagggattctctcagtcaCATGAGCTTCTGCTGCACCAACAAAttcacactgtggagaggccgttcatctgctccgagtgcgggaagggattcactcagtcatacaACCTACTGatacaccagcaaattcacaccggggagaggccgttcatctgctccgagtgcgggaagggattcactcagtcgtaCAGTCTACTAATACACCAACAAATTCACACTCGGAAAGGACTATTCACCTGCTCCGAGTGTGGCAAGGGGTTCACCCAGTCATCTAAACTGCTGGCTCACCAGCAAGATCACAGCAAGGGGAGTTCTTTCAACTACTCTTag